One genomic region from Salmonirosea aquatica encodes:
- a CDS encoding sigma factor-like helix-turn-helix DNA-binding protein — translation MVITDQVLLLRPYLLGIAYEMLGVVQEAEDIVQDVYEKWMSARDVDHPKAYLGKMTVNKSINRLQELKKQRESYTGPWLPEPYITLDADQPPTIEYGLLFLLERLNPVERAVFVLRESLSEDYRHVAELTGLSADNCRQVLHRARLKLASPKPGPGSGDLQRSLTQAFLTALQDQDRETLNRLLRSDIELFSDGGGKRPANLKPLFGLGKVVKFLLGIVRLPENNGSEFIHRPAFANGHPVSLIFRQQTGELDSMAYVAHDARQITRLLYLRNPDKLRIREMK, via the coding sequence ATGGTAATCACCGATCAAGTGCTCCTGCTTCGTCCCTACCTGTTGGGCATTGCCTATGAAATGCTGGGCGTTGTCCAGGAAGCAGAGGACATCGTCCAGGACGTCTACGAGAAATGGATGTCGGCCCGTGACGTCGACCATCCCAAAGCCTATTTGGGAAAGATGACGGTCAATAAGAGTATCAACCGGCTGCAGGAGCTGAAAAAGCAGCGGGAAAGCTATACCGGCCCCTGGCTGCCCGAACCCTACATCACCCTGGATGCCGACCAGCCCCCCACCATCGAGTACGGTCTGCTTTTTCTGCTCGAACGCCTGAACCCGGTTGAGCGGGCTGTGTTCGTCCTGCGGGAGAGCCTGTCGGAGGACTACCGCCACGTGGCCGAACTCACCGGCCTGTCAGCCGACAACTGCCGCCAGGTATTGCATCGGGCCCGTCTGAAGCTGGCTTCTCCCAAACCCGGACCCGGGTCAGGTGACCTACAGAGATCCCTCACGCAGGCATTCCTGACGGCGTTACAGGACCAGGACCGTGAGACACTCAACCGGCTGCTCCGCTCCGACATTGAATTGTTCAGTGATGGGGGAGGCAAACGCCCGGCCAATCTGAAACCGCTGTTCGGTCTCGGTAAAGTGGTGAAGTTCCTGTTGGGGATTGTGCGGCTTCCGGAAAACAACGGCAGCGAATTCATCCACCGTCCCGCTTTTGCCAACGGCCATCCCGTCTCGCTTATTTTCCGCCAGCAGACCGGCGAGCTGGATTCTATGGCTTATGTTGCCCATGACGCCAGGCAAATCACCCGCTTGCTGTACCTGCGCAATCCTGATAAACTGCGTATTCGGGAAATGAAGTGA
- a CDS encoding ABC transporter permease, with protein MVKNNLKIAIRILWQNKLFSLVNILSLSLSMAVGVILFTGLKSTYDTDHFHPELNQLVRILTQETIEGEQTQWATAPLPLASQLESASSVEKTVKVRLAGKHNLQTDQGDVAVDIKFSEPAFFDVFGFRLLSGDAQSLTNNPTSLFLTERTAEKIFGNTNALGQTVQFENLGSYTVGGIIQDPPLETHLPIEAMLSIGSAEMLEKKGTISPISQDLGDFRSAAIYARLKSGDNLAQLNATLQNYTRKVDQGNLQFWAQPLEDITPGKIAIKNTPNAGVSWEDVKTQLVIILSLTLLAAFNYISLALARAFSRAQEVGVRKTIGATRGQIVGQFLLESTLVALVAMSFTVPCVTVLAHYIPDMDDVTFSWDITLVLCLSAYAAITGLVAGAFPAWLLSAFQPIQVLRKLKNVKLFRGVAVYKALIVVQFSVTILFMILVVLVADYDIKNNAIIRSAVPSHVLALDLKGEKYQNLQNEIDQLSQVETTLATNWYFEPIKMGKDSVTLKGKTLEMNYVGIDPRTIETEGIRLIAGQNFPENMPQRTEQYVLVNEAAAKLLASRSEALVGQNLLLDSASVQVIGIMPNEIIGQTIPLIYRYLPNEITTLTIKLKPNTETEATKAVQSVWKDHFPEKTANLYNLKETRYSGEISGEMEIFGGAALIVMIIAALGILGIASYCVETRTKELGIRKVLGATNTALVWTVTRNFGLLILIAGLIGVPAGLFGGDLLRQEMGSPLDLGLVNISVGFGSVALVGLLAVLSQTIRAGQIEPVKVLKAE; from the coding sequence ATGGTAAAGAACAACCTGAAAATCGCCATACGGATACTCTGGCAAAACAAACTTTTCTCATTGGTCAATATTCTGAGCCTGTCACTGAGTATGGCGGTGGGGGTCATTCTTTTCACGGGCCTGAAATCCACTTACGATACTGACCATTTCCATCCCGAATTGAATCAACTCGTGCGGATACTCACGCAGGAAACCATCGAGGGGGAACAAACCCAATGGGCAACCGCTCCATTACCATTGGCGTCCCAATTGGAAAGCGCCTCGTCTGTTGAAAAGACGGTGAAAGTGCGGCTGGCCGGAAAACATAACCTGCAAACCGACCAAGGTGATGTGGCTGTTGACATAAAATTCTCGGAGCCTGCTTTCTTTGATGTCTTTGGCTTTAGGTTGTTATCCGGTGATGCCCAAAGCCTTACCAATAACCCCACTTCCCTGTTCTTAACCGAAAGAACAGCGGAAAAGATATTTGGCAACACCAATGCCCTGGGACAGACGGTCCAATTTGAGAACCTGGGTTCCTATACCGTGGGAGGCATAATCCAGGACCCGCCTTTGGAAACCCACCTGCCCATTGAGGCGATGCTTTCAATCGGTTCCGCTGAAATGCTTGAAAAAAAAGGAACAATCAGTCCCATATCACAAGATTTGGGGGACTTCAGGAGTGCTGCCATTTACGCCCGTTTGAAATCAGGAGACAATCTGGCACAGCTCAATGCAACGCTCCAGAACTATACCCGGAAAGTGGATCAGGGCAATCTCCAATTTTGGGCACAACCCCTGGAAGATATCACCCCTGGAAAAATCGCTATCAAAAATACCCCCAATGCGGGCGTTAGTTGGGAAGACGTAAAAACCCAGCTGGTCATCATTCTATCTCTAACCCTCCTGGCCGCTTTCAATTATATCAGTCTGGCTTTGGCGCGTGCTTTCTCCCGGGCGCAGGAAGTAGGTGTCCGCAAAACGATAGGCGCAACAAGAGGACAAATTGTGGGTCAATTCCTACTGGAATCGACCCTGGTCGCCCTGGTTGCTATGTCGTTCACCGTACCCTGTGTCACGGTGTTGGCCCACTACATACCCGATATGGATGATGTGACATTTTCCTGGGACATAACCCTGGTTTTGTGCCTGTCAGCCTACGCAGCGATCACCGGCCTGGTCGCAGGGGCATTTCCGGCCTGGCTGTTGTCAGCCTTTCAGCCCATACAGGTTTTGCGAAAATTGAAGAATGTAAAGCTGTTCCGGGGTGTCGCTGTTTACAAGGCTTTGATTGTCGTACAGTTTTCCGTGACCATCCTGTTTATGATATTGGTTGTCCTGGTGGCCGATTATGATATAAAAAACAATGCCATCATCCGCTCAGCCGTGCCATCCCATGTTCTGGCCCTGGATTTGAAAGGTGAAAAATATCAAAACCTGCAAAACGAGATAGACCAGCTGAGTCAGGTAGAAACGACTTTGGCCACCAACTGGTACTTTGAGCCCATTAAAATGGGTAAGGATTCTGTAACGCTAAAGGGTAAAACCCTGGAAATGAATTACGTCGGTATTGATCCACGAACCATTGAAACCGAAGGCATCCGCTTGATCGCCGGGCAGAATTTCCCTGAAAACATGCCCCAGCGTACGGAGCAGTATGTGTTGGTGAATGAAGCTGCCGCAAAATTATTGGCATCCCGATCGGAGGCCCTGGTGGGGCAAAACCTCTTGCTGGACTCTGCCTCTGTGCAAGTCATTGGCATCATGCCCAACGAGATTATCGGCCAAACAATCCCTTTGATTTACCGGTATTTGCCCAATGAAATAACCACCCTGACCATCAAGCTAAAACCCAATACCGAAACGGAAGCGACCAAGGCCGTTCAGTCGGTATGGAAAGACCATTTTCCGGAGAAAACAGCAAATCTTTATAACTTAAAAGAAACCCGCTATTCAGGGGAAATCAGTGGAGAAATGGAGATTTTTGGGGGAGCTGCCCTGATTGTGATGATCATCGCTGCTCTGGGCATTTTAGGCATAGCCAGTTACTGCGTAGAAACGCGCACCAAAGAACTGGGAATACGGAAAGTACTGGGGGCGACCAACACAGCATTGGTGTGGACCGTTACCAGGAATTTCGGCCTTCTTATCCTGATTGCCGGTCTCATTGGGGTTCCGGCAGGCTTGTTTGGGGGTGATTTACTGAGGCAGGAAATGGGCAGCCCTCTTGATTTGGGTCTTGTAAACATAAGCGTGGGCTTCGGCTCGGTTGCCCTCGTCGGGCTTCTGGCAGTCCTGTCCCAAACCATTCGGGCTGGACAAATTGAACCCGTGAAAGTCTTAAAGGCAGAGTGA
- a CDS encoding sensor histidine kinase, whose translation MIELLKRPDTVRKAEVGVAAFVYLFLVFFLLTGGLGDTPKYQFDQVRLPFGYYENYLFPNLVRYTVLFGAFLLLHLRVIPRLLRREEVFSHAVFTFLIFLGMGLVLGVADTYRRYYLYGTPLAEDASYSEGAFYGIVFRDSFVDGFILIVMVAVYNILRHLALRLLAEPDSIPPRYRPVTRDGLGALAVWFASLVLLLLAQVPGELVLGWGTIIPTGTALYGLAFFRLIPASLGKKRPPLAYLLRIVLTLVASVVPLFLLLTALSNDAETALGITSFAAVCHLVITAPLAWVLFGRYARGNEELFVLKKELGQTHANVDFLRSQINPHFLFNALNTIYGTAIQEKAERTSEGIEKLGDMMRFMLQENMQEKIPLVREVEYLTNYVSLQKLRTDPNPSIRVQVEIQPPLHPVQIAPMLLIPFVENAFKHGISFREPSHIVISLEVREGTLDFDVHNSRHTRQGSDPEKDHSGIGLPNVRQRLQLLYPGRHELMIRETAREFFVHLTLRLQ comes from the coding sequence ATGATTGAACTTTTGAAAAGACCGGATACCGTCCGTAAGGCGGAGGTAGGGGTCGCCGCCTTTGTCTACCTGTTCCTTGTTTTCTTCCTGCTCACCGGCGGGCTGGGTGATACCCCCAAGTACCAGTTCGACCAGGTCCGGCTGCCTTTCGGCTACTACGAGAATTACCTCTTTCCCAATCTGGTCCGCTATACCGTCCTTTTCGGGGCTTTTCTGTTACTCCACCTACGCGTCATTCCCCGGCTGTTAAGGAGGGAGGAGGTTTTCTCCCATGCTGTCTTCACCTTCCTGATTTTCCTGGGTATGGGCCTGGTGCTGGGCGTGGCGGATACCTACCGCCGGTATTACCTCTACGGCACCCCTCTGGCCGAAGATGCCTCGTATAGCGAAGGGGCCTTTTACGGTATCGTTTTTCGCGACAGCTTCGTGGATGGCTTTATCCTCATAGTCATGGTTGCCGTCTACAACATTCTCAGGCACCTGGCCCTGCGACTGCTTGCCGAGCCCGACTCCATTCCGCCCCGATACCGCCCCGTTACCAGGGATGGCCTTGGGGCGCTGGCGGTGTGGTTTGCCAGCCTGGTGCTGCTTCTGCTGGCCCAGGTGCCGGGCGAGCTGGTCCTGGGGTGGGGGACCATCATTCCTACCGGCACCGCCCTGTACGGCCTGGCGTTCTTCCGGCTCATACCGGCCTCACTCGGGAAGAAAAGGCCGCCGCTGGCCTACCTGTTGCGGATCGTGCTGACGCTCGTGGCTTCCGTAGTGCCCCTGTTCCTGCTGCTGACCGCGCTATCCAACGACGCCGAAACCGCCCTGGGCATCACATCGTTTGCCGCCGTTTGCCACCTGGTGATCACGGCGCCGCTGGCCTGGGTACTTTTCGGGCGTTACGCCCGGGGCAACGAGGAATTGTTCGTGCTCAAGAAGGAACTGGGCCAAACGCACGCGAACGTGGATTTCCTCCGTTCGCAGATCAACCCCCATTTCCTGTTCAACGCCCTGAACACCATTTACGGGACGGCGATTCAGGAAAAGGCCGAGCGTACCAGTGAGGGGATCGAAAAACTGGGGGATATGATGCGGTTCATGCTCCAGGAGAATATGCAGGAAAAGATACCCCTGGTCCGGGAGGTGGAGTACCTGACCAATTACGTCAGCCTGCAGAAGCTGCGCACCGACCCCAATCCCAGCATTCGCGTCCAGGTCGAGATCCAACCGCCCCTGCATCCGGTCCAGATTGCGCCCATGCTGCTGATCCCCTTCGTGGAGAACGCCTTCAAGCACGGTATCAGTTTTCGGGAGCCTTCCCATATTGTGATTTCACTGGAAGTAAGGGAGGGTACCCTGGATTTTGATGTCCATAACAGCAGGCACACCCGACAGGGGAGCGATCCTGAGAAGGACCACAGCGGGATAGGGCTACCCAATGTGCGGCAACGGCTGCAGCTGCTGTACCCCGGTCGGCACGAGCTGATGATCCGCGAGACCGCCCGGGAGTTTTTCGTACACCTGACTCTCCGCTTACAGTAA
- a CDS encoding serine hydrolase: MKNQRLFLILSFLVVVFHVHADGLDDFIRSQMKKRGIPGLSLAIIQDGKILKARAYGFTDKDGKVPVTTNTLFQAGSVSKSVAAMGALYLVGQNKLLLDENVNARLKSWKVPDNEFTNDKKVTLRGILSHTTGLTVHGFPGYAVGTEMPSVVQILDGIAPANTPPVRVDFIPGSRWRYSGGGYTVMQQLMVDVTGAGFPEFMKDNVLSPLGMENSTYQQPLPPQLAKLTANGHYANRRVVEGRWHVYPEMAAAGLWTTPSDLARFAIGIQNAYAGKPGSVLSQSITRQMLTDQKNRDGLGVFLQGDSTTLRFGHSGRDEGFDALLTASVDKGQGVVIMINANDNSLMMGRIVDFIADYFHWDGFPVRAKPAAVAVDAETLTAFEGRYELFNNRMVTFEAENQRLFTLEDGFVDEEFVPVATNTFTSTDRNVSVTFTADADGNVTGFTLEDKDQGYERTVPRIGPLANAHKTTADPDPSRTPRIMAALQAMVKGGKTLEEASGLTLGAKRDFAGGMPEPETLKSLTFIHSENVAGRGIQRHGSDVSEIVTYRLKSNRPDTYILVHLTSDGLVTDWDLVEK; the protein is encoded by the coding sequence ATGAAAAACCAACGCCTGTTTCTGATTCTTTCCTTTCTAGTGGTTGTATTCCACGTCCACGCGGATGGTCTGGACGATTTCATCCGGAGTCAAATGAAGAAGCGGGGTATTCCCGGGCTGTCCCTGGCCATCATTCAGGACGGAAAGATCCTGAAGGCCCGGGCCTATGGATTCACTGATAAGGATGGAAAGGTGCCGGTCACGACGAATACCTTGTTCCAGGCAGGCTCGGTCAGTAAATCGGTCGCGGCCATGGGCGCTCTGTATCTTGTTGGGCAGAATAAGCTTCTTCTGGATGAGAATGTGAACGCAAGACTTAAAAGTTGGAAAGTCCCCGATAATGAATTTACAAATGACAAAAAGGTCACACTGCGCGGGATACTCAGCCATACCACCGGTCTTACCGTGCACGGATTCCCGGGATACGCCGTGGGCACGGAGATGCCCTCAGTGGTTCAGATCCTGGATGGGATCGCCCCAGCCAATACACCACCGGTTCGCGTGGACTTTATTCCGGGCTCCCGGTGGCGGTATTCGGGGGGCGGTTATACCGTCATGCAGCAACTGATGGTGGATGTGACGGGCGCTGGTTTTCCGGAATTCATGAAAGATAACGTGCTTTCGCCACTGGGTATGGAAAACAGCACCTACCAGCAACCCTTACCTCCACAGCTGGCCAAATTGACGGCAAACGGCCACTACGCCAATCGACGTGTGGTGGAAGGCCGCTGGCACGTTTATCCCGAGATGGCAGCCGCGGGCTTGTGGACTACGCCGTCCGACCTGGCCCGGTTCGCGATTGGCATTCAGAATGCTTATGCTGGAAAACCGGGAAGTGTACTGTCCCAGTCCATAACCCGCCAAATGTTGACCGATCAGAAAAACAGGGATGGGCTTGGTGTCTTTCTGCAGGGTGACAGTACTACCCTCCGCTTCGGTCACAGTGGGCGCGACGAGGGTTTTGACGCGTTATTGACCGCCAGTGTGGACAAAGGGCAAGGCGTTGTGATCATGATCAATGCGAATGATAACTCGCTCATGATGGGCAGGATTGTCGATTTTATCGCTGACTATTTCCACTGGGATGGGTTTCCTGTAAGGGCAAAACCGGCCGCCGTGGCTGTGGATGCCGAAACGTTAACGGCTTTCGAGGGCCGGTATGAATTATTCAATAATCGGATGGTCACTTTTGAGGCTGAAAACCAGCGACTTTTTACCCTGGAAGATGGTTTTGTTGATGAAGAATTCGTACCCGTCGCTACGAATACGTTCACCTCTACTGACCGCAATGTTTCCGTGACCTTCACTGCCGACGCTGATGGAAATGTGACCGGCTTCACGCTTGAAGACAAGGACCAGGGTTATGAGCGGACAGTACCGCGAATCGGGCCGCTTGCCAATGCCCATAAGACCACTGCCGATCCTGATCCGTCCCGCACACCTAGAATCATGGCGGCTTTGCAGGCTATGGTAAAAGGGGGTAAAACATTGGAAGAAGCATCAGGCCTCACTCTGGGGGCCAAACGCGATTTTGCAGGAGGAATGCCCGAGCCGGAAACTTTGAAATCACTGACTTTCATTCATTCGGAAAACGTCGCAGGCCGGGGCATTCAACGCCATGGAAGCGACGTAAGCGAAATAGTGACCTACCGCTTGAAGTCCAACCGGCCGGACACCTACATACTGGTCCATCTGACCTCCGACGGCTTGGTTACGGATTGGGATCTCGTTGAAAAATAA
- a CDS encoding ABC transporter permease has protein sequence MKEIGMRKVVGGHKKQIILQFILDVITIPVVYFLFNLLLGNTQHYSMEIGLLEVAVSLAIMMGLGLTTILSQTLKAANANPVENLNVSS, from the coding sequence ATGAAGGAGATCGGGATGAGGAAGGTGGTGGGCGGCCACAAGAAGCAGATCATCCTGCAATTCATCCTGGATGTGATTACCATCCCCGTGGTTTACTTCCTGTTCAACCTCTTGTTGGGCAACACCCAGCATTACAGTATGGAGATTGGACTGCTGGAAGTAGCCGTAAGTCTGGCAATCATGATGGGTTTGGGCCTGACGACCATTTTGTCGCAAACCCTGAAAGCGGCCAATGCCAATCCGGTGGAGAACCTGAATGTATCCTCCTAG
- a CDS encoding LytR/AlgR family response regulator transcription factor codes for MPGNHQKISCIAVDDEPIGLSIIEAHAAKIPYLDLRACFTSTTEAMNYLRRQPVDLVFLDIEMPDLPGLEMARLIGTQSRIIFTTAYPDYAVDGFELAAVDYLLKPVSLKRFFQACDRVQPLQMELENGLFVKAGHDWVRVDLSELLYLKADDNYLTFFEGRQATLTRMTLTEALGLLPENQFIRVHKSYIVSLRHLDKIERHQVTVAGIQIPLSNPYRQPLVGRIS; via the coding sequence ATGCCGGGCAACCATCAGAAAATCAGTTGTATTGCCGTAGACGATGAGCCTATTGGCCTGAGTATCATTGAAGCACACGCCGCCAAAATACCCTATCTGGACCTGCGGGCCTGCTTCACCAGCACCACCGAGGCCATGAACTACTTACGTAGGCAGCCCGTTGATCTGGTGTTTCTGGATATAGAAATGCCGGATCTTCCCGGGCTGGAGATGGCCCGACTGATCGGGACACAGAGCCGGATCATTTTCACGACCGCTTATCCCGATTACGCGGTCGATGGCTTTGAGCTGGCTGCGGTCGACTACCTGCTCAAGCCTGTTTCCCTGAAGCGTTTTTTTCAGGCGTGCGACCGGGTGCAGCCTTTGCAGATGGAACTGGAAAACGGCTTGTTCGTTAAGGCTGGCCACGACTGGGTGCGGGTGGATCTTTCGGAACTCCTGTACCTGAAGGCTGACGACAACTACCTGACCTTTTTTGAGGGCCGGCAAGCCACCCTCACCCGGATGACGCTCACCGAAGCCCTGGGCCTGCTCCCGGAAAACCAGTTCATCCGCGTCCACAAATCCTATATCGTCTCGCTGAGGCACCTTGATAAAATCGAGCGGCACCAGGTGACGGTGGCCGGAATCCAAATACCACTGTCAAACCCCTACCGCCAGCCACTGGTGGGCCGGATCAGCTGA
- a CDS encoding redoxin family protein, which translates to MRLLFFCAALVASTVAQAQMTFSGRINPVELQSDLVVNVPYDCWYDAANSTRIKPDAQGRFSLVLPVNKPQVFFLDYRGQRLFLYAEPDASLSVSIQSSGVDSLRFGGTLGGENQLRHQLGLSLNLLGPQSWNDTLTPPVEILDIIRQNQVTAAEQLSGKAGSMSPAFRRITKADIQFFASSKMWDLAWKNGVWTTENKSGFSKDAWRVALVKAHQNLNLSDTLALDSYHYQTTMAYYPRFLEYRSATKEEFMRLAEEIFHKPFAEVKNEVKQKGQRYWEYAALNYGLEGIAREHALAAFLRRGVVTGDLEYLREAYEDFIRRFPTSRYRPEVETTMEPYLTSLAQNEQPGIHLVPGSQEIPSLDSVLAAHRGRVVYVDMWGSWCGPCRTEFAYTQELKDRFKDLPVDFVYIAVEHSPAAEKRWRDTIAFYDLTGDHVLAGKELEKSLRDMYTQTGNFQFPSYILVDKAGKIVTIQAPRPSDQEKLYEQIEQLL; encoded by the coding sequence ATGCGATTACTATTCTTTTGTGCCGCCCTGGTGGCAAGTACGGTTGCGCAGGCGCAAATGACGTTCTCAGGCCGGATTAACCCGGTTGAGTTACAGTCAGACCTAGTGGTGAATGTACCCTATGATTGCTGGTATGACGCTGCCAATTCTACCCGAATCAAGCCGGATGCGCAGGGGCGGTTTTCCCTGGTGCTACCGGTGAACAAACCCCAGGTCTTTTTCCTGGATTACCGGGGACAGCGGCTTTTTCTGTACGCCGAGCCGGACGCGTCCCTGTCGGTCAGCATTCAATCCAGTGGGGTAGATAGCCTGCGGTTTGGAGGAACTTTGGGCGGGGAAAATCAGCTCCGCCACCAGCTGGGTTTGAGTCTCAATCTTCTGGGGCCTCAAAGCTGGAATGATACGCTTACCCCACCCGTAGAGATACTGGACATAATTCGCCAAAATCAGGTGACCGCCGCAGAACAATTGTCGGGGAAGGCCGGATCCATGTCCCCGGCCTTCCGGCGGATTACGAAGGCTGACATCCAATTCTTTGCTTCCAGCAAGATGTGGGACCTGGCCTGGAAGAACGGGGTCTGGACCACGGAAAACAAGTCTGGTTTCAGCAAAGATGCGTGGCGGGTTGCGCTGGTGAAGGCCCACCAAAACCTGAACCTGTCGGATACCCTGGCCCTGGACAGCTATCATTATCAAACCACCATGGCCTACTACCCGCGCTTTCTAGAGTACAGGTCAGCTACCAAAGAGGAGTTCATGCGATTGGCAGAAGAAATTTTCCACAAGCCCTTTGCCGAAGTGAAAAACGAGGTGAAGCAGAAAGGCCAACGTTACTGGGAGTATGCGGCTCTGAACTATGGGCTTGAGGGGATCGCCCGGGAGCATGCCCTGGCCGCTTTTCTGCGGCGGGGTGTCGTGACCGGAGATTTGGAATACCTGCGGGAGGCGTACGAGGATTTCATCCGGCGATTCCCCACGAGCCGGTACCGGCCCGAAGTTGAAACTACCATGGAGCCCTATCTGACCAGTCTTGCGCAAAACGAACAGCCGGGTATTCATCTGGTCCCCGGCTCGCAAGAAATCCCTTCCCTCGACTCCGTGCTGGCTGCCCACCGCGGCCGGGTGGTTTACGTGGACATGTGGGGCAGCTGGTGTGGCCCTTGCCGTACTGAATTTGCGTATACTCAGGAATTGAAGGACCGGTTCAAAGATCTGCCCGTCGATTTCGTGTACATCGCCGTTGAACATAGTCCGGCAGCGGAGAAACGGTGGCGTGACACCATCGCATTTTATGATCTGACGGGAGATCACGTACTGGCGGGAAAGGAATTGGAGAAATCGCTGCGGGATATGTACACCCAAACTGGGAATTTCCAGTTTCCCTCCTATATCTTAGTGGATAAGGCCGGGAAGATTGTCACAATCCAAGCCCCTCGTCCGTCGGATCAGGAAAAATTGTATGAACAAATCGAACAGTTATTATAA
- a CDS encoding sensor histidine kinase translates to MRFKTDIHPYSLGYQWLFHALIAWFLLNLNDSVSYWLEIQRNGPYIFNPDGSPYSQWDRFANHNYNQSVWVVILVGTGFIEANYHLSFRRRTLRFFLGSTLLAGVVFQAFLFLFNRWKLGVQPALTFGPFLAFILYACFHALLRNFVQQRLDRSEQRVHQSEAEVNALKAQINPHFFFNALNNIYGTALDEQAERTAESIEQLSGLMRYTMRQAQQKHVPVQEEMDFIRDYLQLQRVRLPVKETIRIDTQTHYDGQPARIAPLLLIPFVENAFRYGISMDHSCFLSLRLTVENRELTFVLENSVLPGRERLKGQGIGLVNVQKRLDLLYPGTHQLVMRESPDYYRVELHIQLYS, encoded by the coding sequence ATGCGTTTCAAGACAGACATTCATCCGTATTCCTTAGGGTACCAATGGCTATTCCACGCCTTGATCGCGTGGTTTCTGCTGAATCTGAATGATTCCGTATCCTACTGGTTGGAAATCCAAAGAAATGGTCCCTACATCTTTAATCCAGACGGAAGCCCCTACTCCCAGTGGGACCGGTTCGCCAATCACAACTACAATCAGAGCGTTTGGGTAGTGATCCTGGTGGGGACGGGGTTCATCGAGGCCAACTACCACCTGTCCTTCCGGAGGCGCACGCTCAGGTTTTTCCTGGGTAGCACGCTGCTGGCGGGCGTTGTCTTTCAGGCGTTCCTTTTCCTGTTCAATCGATGGAAGCTGGGGGTACAGCCCGCACTCACCTTCGGCCCGTTTCTCGCCTTCATACTGTATGCCTGCTTTCACGCCCTGCTTCGGAACTTTGTGCAGCAGCGCCTGGACCGGTCCGAGCAGAGGGTGCATCAATCGGAGGCAGAAGTCAATGCCCTGAAAGCCCAGATCAATCCCCATTTCTTTTTCAATGCCCTAAACAACATCTATGGCACAGCCCTTGACGAACAGGCCGAACGCACGGCCGAAAGCATAGAACAATTGTCGGGCCTGATGCGCTACACGATGCGGCAGGCGCAGCAGAAACATGTGCCGGTCCAGGAAGAGATGGATTTCATCAGGGACTACCTGCAGCTGCAGCGGGTACGGCTGCCCGTTAAAGAAACGATTCGGATCGATACCCAAACTCATTACGATGGACAACCTGCCCGCATAGCCCCGTTGCTGTTGATTCCGTTCGTCGAAAATGCCTTCAGGTACGGCATCAGCATGGATCACTCCTGTTTTTTGTCTCTCCGCCTGACCGTAGAGAATAGGGAGCTGACCTTTGTGCTGGAAAACAGTGTGTTACCCGGAAGAGAAAGGCTAAAAGGGCAGGGGATCGGGCTGGTCAATGTCCAGAAACGCCTGGACCTGCTGTATCCAGGCACCCATCAGCTGGTTATGCGCGAGAGTCCGGATTATTACCGAGTGGAACTACACATTCAACTTTATTCCTAA
- a CDS encoding LytR/AlgR family response regulator transcription factor, whose translation MIKSIALDDEPIALEVVKAHASKVPFLRLQAEFTDAFKAMEYLQHESVDLIFLDIKMPDISGIEFFQSLSRKPLLIFTTAYPEHAVTGYELDAVDYLLKPFSLARFMKGCNKALELHNLRNSPEEQNHLYVKTGYEQQRVLFEDILYLEATGNYVNFVLRDKTVLSRTTFQEAIQLLPADRFVRVHRSYVVALDHIEKAERHQVTLGRRTVPVSEAYRLNLMAVLNR comes from the coding sequence ATGATAAAGTCCATTGCCCTTGATGATGAGCCCATTGCCCTGGAGGTTGTGAAAGCACACGCGTCCAAAGTACCGTTCCTGCGGCTGCAGGCCGAATTCACGGACGCTTTCAAGGCCATGGAGTACCTGCAGCACGAGAGCGTGGACCTGATCTTCCTCGACATCAAGATGCCCGATATTTCCGGCATTGAGTTTTTCCAGAGCCTGAGCCGGAAGCCCCTGCTGATCTTTACCACGGCCTACCCGGAGCATGCCGTGACGGGTTACGAGCTGGATGCGGTGGATTACCTGCTGAAGCCTTTTTCACTGGCACGCTTCATGAAGGGCTGCAACAAGGCCCTGGAGCTGCACAACCTACGGAACTCACCCGAAGAGCAGAATCACCTGTACGTCAAAACGGGCTATGAGCAGCAGCGGGTACTTTTCGAGGATATCCTCTACCTGGAGGCTACGGGCAACTACGTCAACTTTGTGCTGAGGGATAAAACTGTGCTGTCCCGCACGACTTTCCAGGAAGCCATCCAGCTGCTGCCCGCCGACCGGTTTGTGCGGGTGCATCGTTCCTACGTGGTGGCCCTGGACCACATTGAGAAGGCGGAACGGCACCAGGTGACGCTGGGACGGCGGACGGTGCCCGTCAGTGAGGCCTACCGGCTGAACCTGATGGCGGTGCTCAACCGGTAG